A region of the bacterium genome:
CACTACCTCGCGGCTCTCGATCGCGAACTCGACACCGATCCGACCGACACCGATTCGCCGTTCTGACGAGAAACCAGCACTCGCGCGCGACCACGGCTAGATGATCAGATTTCTACGGTTTCTCGTGATCGCCAACACTCGGGTGCGTCGCGGTCGATGCCGCGGCGGCCGAGGGCCTCCCAGACCCGCTCGACCATGGCCCCTGCGGACTCCCCCGAGAAGGCTCCCGGCAGCCGAACGAAGCCATCTTCTTCGAAAGAGACGAGCTGGGCAGGGCTCAACATTCCCAGGGAATACCGAACGGCGAGGGGGTTTGCAGGCGGCTGCAGGAGCGGCGGGGAACGTTAGCTGCTGTGGCAGTTGGAGAACCCGGGCAGTGGACAGCATCGATCTGGGAACCACGCTAAGCATGGGCGGGGTCCGACCGTCAGTGTGTCTGGGCCCGTCGAACGACCAGTGGAGGGAATCATGGCAGCCAAGAAGACGACCCGAAAGAAGACGACCCGCAAGAAGGTCGCGCGGAAGAAGACGGCCCGAAAGAAGACGACGCTGAAGGACGAGCTCCCGAAGTCTTTCAAGGAGTTCTCGAAGGCCGTCGAGCGCGAACTCACGGCCGTGGAGCGCCAGGTCGAGTCGGCAGGACGTGACGCGCGGCGGCGGCTCACACGAGTCGTCCGGGACGCCTCCCGTCATCTGGGCCGGCTCGAGGCCAATGGCGAACGTCAGTGGAAGAAGCTGACGAAGGTCGCCCAGGCCGACGCGAAACGGATGTTCAAACGGGTCCAGAAGGCTGCCGGACGCTGAGTCCGTGTCGCCGCCCGCTCGTCGGGCGGCGGCGCTAGCCTTCGGGCGTGGAGATCTGGAAGACCGCGTGGCGGAATGTGCTGCGGAGCCGGCGCCGGACGATGGTCACGGTGTCTGCCATGAGTTTCGCCCTGTGGGTGATGATCCTGTATTCAGGGCTCGTCGCTGGCTATATGCGCGACATGGAACAGGGCATCCTCGATCTCGAGATCGGGGATCTTCAGGTTCACGCCAGCGAATACCGGGACGATCCCTCATTGTACGCGCGAATCGATGCCCCGGAAGCGCTGCTGGAACAGCTCCGATCGGAGGGTTTCCGGGCCACTCCGCGCCTGCTGGCCTGGGGAATGGCCGCGGCGGATGAGTCGAGCGCCGGTGTCTCCTTTCGCGGTGTCGACATAGCCGCCGACGCCCTGGTGAGCCGCATCCACGAGCACGTGATGGAAGGCAGCTGGCTCGACCCGGCGGATCCGCAAGGTGTGGTGCTCGGCCGGCGCCTGGCCCGTATGCTGGGCGTCGAGCCCGGCGCGGAGATCGTCGTGCTCAGTCAAGGCGCGGATGGCGCGACGGCTGCGGATCTCTTCAAGGTGCGTGGTGTCCTGCAGAGCATCGGGGACGCGACCGACAGGGCGGGCGTCTTCATGAACGCTGAAGCCTTTCGAGAGCTCTTCGTGGTACCTCTCGGAGCGCACCAGATCGTGGTGAGGCGCCCAGCCGAGGTGGAACTCGATGCGGCAGCGGTCTCGGTTCGAGAGCTCGCCAAAGGCCTCGATGTGCAGACCTGGCGAGATCTGATGCCGACCCTGGCCTCCCTGCTCGATTCAGCCAAGGGGGCCATGCTGGCGATGTTCTTCATCGTCTATCTCGCAATCGCGGTCTTGATTCTGAACTCCATGTTGATGGCCGTCTTCGAGCGGATCCGCGAACTCGGCGTACTGAAGGCCCTGGGGGTTGGCCCCTTCGGGATCCTCGGCCTGATGTTGGCCGAAGCGGGAATCGTTACAGCGATCTCGGTCGCCGTAGGCCTGGCGTTTGGCCTGCCTACCCTGCTGTACCTTGCGATCTACGGTATCGAGCTCTCCGGCGTCGATGGATTGTCGATCATGGGGATGGCAATGGATCCGCATTGGCGGGCCGAGCTGAGTGTCGGAGTCGTCGCGGCGCCAGTCGGGGCCCTGGTGGCGATCGTCTCGGCCGCTGTCCTGTATCCCGCGTTGAAGGCCGCCTGGATCGATCCGGTGCGAGCCATCTACCACCGCTAGGAGCCGACGATGCAAGGGCCCCATCTCTTCGCACTTGCCTGGCGCAACCTATGGCGTCAGCGTCGCCGCACGTTGTTGACT
Encoded here:
- a CDS encoding ABC transporter permease, giving the protein MEIWKTAWRNVLRSRRRTMVTVSAMSFALWVMILYSGLVAGYMRDMEQGILDLEIGDLQVHASEYRDDPSLYARIDAPEALLEQLRSEGFRATPRLLAWGMAAADESSAGVSFRGVDIAADALVSRIHEHVMEGSWLDPADPQGVVLGRRLARMLGVEPGAEIVVLSQGADGATAADLFKVRGVLQSIGDATDRAGVFMNAEAFRELFVVPLGAHQIVVRRPAEVELDAAAVSVRELAKGLDVQTWRDLMPTLASLLDSAKGAMLAMFFIVYLAIAVLILNSMLMAVFERIRELGVLKALGVGPFGILGLMLAEAGIVTAISVAVGLAFGLPTLLYLAIYGIELSGVDGLSIMGMAMDPHWRAELSVGVVAAPVGALVAIVSAAVLYPALKAAWIDPVRAIYHR